AAAGGGAACGATATCTCTTGCAATTTTGAGCCCATCGTCTACCAGAAGACCTGACCCTTATGCCGGTAAGATCACGTGGGAGAACCCGGGCTCCCGGCGCGGAACCGCCCGGGAGAAAAAATCGAGCTTGAAATGGAGGAACCTCATGCCCCCTGCATTCGATTATGAAAAATGTACCGGTTGCGGGACCTGCGATGCGCTTTGCCCCGCCGATGCCATTTACATGAAAACCGACGACGAAGGGGAGACCCCTTATTTGAAGTACCCCGATGAATGCTGGCACTGCGGCTCATGCCGGCAGGACTGTCCCGCCGAGGCCATAACCATCCTTTTCCCTCCCGACATGCTCAGCATTTGACTGGGAAGGAGTCCCCTCCGCCCACTTGAGAAGTCGGCCCAAGGGGATCCGAACTTATCGCGTTTCTCCAGGATCTCCCCGATGAGATCCGCCGCCTTTCCCTTTCCAATAGGCGGATCTCCAGCTATTTCATTGCAGGTATTACCGCATGAGCCCCGGCAGGAACAGGGCCACTTGAGGGAAGAAGAGGATAATGAGATTGCAAAGGAGCAAAGCCATCAGCATTGGCAAGACCCCTCTGAAGATGGCCTCCAACGGCACGTCCTTTGCCACTCCGTAAACAACATAGACGTTCACCCCTACCGGAGGAGTAATCACCCCCATTTCGGTGATCAGGACGATCACGACTCCGAACCAGATGGGATCGAACCCCAGGGCCTGGGCCACGGGAAAAAAGATGGGGATGGTGAGCATGATCATGGCCAGAGCGTCCATGAAACATCCACCGAAAAGGTAGATCACTATGATCACCACCATAATGGCGTGCCTGGATAAGGGCAGGGTGGTGACCCAGCCCGCCAGGTCAAAGGGGATCCTCGTGATGGCCATAAAATGCCCGAAGATCGTCGCCCCGGTTACGATCACCATGACCATGCAACTGATCCGGGTGGTATCGGCCAGGGAACGAACAAAACCCTTCCATGTAAGCTGTTTCCTCAAAAGGGCAATGACCAGGGTCAGGAATGCCCCGGCCGCCGCAGCCTCCGTGGGAGTGAAAATGCCGAAAAACATTCCTCCCATCACCAGGGCGAAAATAAGGAGGGTTTCCAGGACTCCGGCAAAGGAGCGAAGTTTCTCGCCCAGACTGGTCCGGGGACCGGCCGGTGCCAGTGAGGGATTCTTTAAGACCCTGAGATAGATGACCAGGAGGAAAAGGCCGGCCAGGAGGATACCGGGCAGAATACCTGCGGCGAAAAGCTTTCCGATGGATTGCTCTGTTAGAATCCCGTAGACGATGAAGATAACGCTGGGTGGAATCAGGATTCCCAGGCTCCCGGCGGCCGCCACCGTGCCTGTTGCAAGGCTCATGTCATACCCGTAACGTTTCATTTCCGGGAGGGTCACCGTGGCCATGGTGGCAGCCGTGGCATTGGTTGAACCCGATATGGCGGAAAAGCCTGCACAGGCGGCGACTGTGGCCATGGCCAGCCCACCCTTTCGATGGCCTACCAGCACGTAGGCTGAGTCATAAAGCCTCCGGCTGATTCCGGAATGAAAGGCGATCTGGCCCATAAAGACAAACAGGGGAATCACGGTCAAGCCATAGGATGAAAATACGTCCCATACGTCCCTGGCAAGAAGGGACAGACCTGCATCCACCGTCACCACGTAACTGAACCCCGCGAGACCCACGGCACCCATGACGAAACCCACGGGCATGTTGGAAAACAAGAGGACGACCAGAATACAAATACCTATGATGCCAATCGCTGTCAGACTCATTTGAAAAACAACCTCGTACTGCTTTTGACCAGATCCACAAATAAGACCAGGCAAACTGCCCCCGCCGCGATGCCGATGCCGTAAACAAATGGATAAAACGGCAGTTTCAGGGTGAGGGAAACCTCACCGCTCGCCCGCAGGCTCGATGCATAGAGCACGGATCTCCAGGATATGAGGGCGAAGAGGATGAGACTCAGCAGATTGGTAAGGGTCTCGATCCCGGCCTGCAATCTGTTAGGAAGGAGCCGGACTATAAGACTTACCGATACATGCCCTCGCTCGTTTGAAGTATGGGCCATGGCAAAGCCGACCGCCACGGCGCCGAAGAAACAGACCAATTCGTAGGTCCCTGGAATCGGTCTCCGAAAAAGCCTCAAGATGACATCCGCACAGGTGAGTAACATCATCAAGATTATGGCAATGCCGGCAATCCAATAGAGCACCCGTGCGAATCGATCGCTGAACCGTTCAAACCCTTCCATAGCATAAAAATCCCCCCCGGGAACCACCCTGCAAAGACAAGGCGCTTCCCGGGGTATCTCGCAGTAAAAAAGTCAACTACTACTTGCTGTATTTTTTGATGAGGTCTCTCACGGTCTGCACGTACTTGGAACCGTTCGGCGTATTGGCGCTATAGTCATTGATCACCGGTTCAACGGCTTGCCGCCACCGCGCGCTTTCGGCATCGGAGAGTTTAATGAGTTCGTTTCCAAGGCTCTTGGCGAATTCGAGCCCTGCGGCATCCGAAGCGTCCCAAGCGGCTCCGTGGACATCCACCCACTCATCGGCCACCTCATCCATGACCTTCTTCACGTCATCGGGCAGGGCGTTCCATTTTTTGAGGTTCATGACCACGAACATGGCAGTGGTATAACCAACGCTGTAACACATTGTAGTATATTTCACGACTTCGCCCTGCTTCCAGCCCTTGAGCACCTCGATGGGGCTGAAGGTACCCTCTACGACACCCTTCTGCAAGGCCTCATAGGTTTGACCCTGCGGCATGGCCACCGGAACCCCTCCCAGGGCCTTTACCACCTTTGCGCTCAGACCGGTGGCACGGATCTTCATGCCCTTGAGATCCTCGAGTTTACGAACCGGCTTCTTGGTGTGGAGTATGCCGGGGCCGTGGGCATGGACGTAAAGGATCTTCACGTCTTGCAATTCCTTGGGATTGACCGTCTTGGCAAAGGCATTAGCCACCCTTGTGGCCACCTTTCCGGAAGGGTAGCCCATGGGCAGATCAACCGCCGCCATAACGGGAAAGCGTCCCCTGGTATAGGCAAAGCATGAATTTCCCAGGTCGGAGATCCCCTTTACCACGCCGTCATAGACCTGCGGGGCCTTGGTCAGAGTCCCCCCGGGGAAAGTAGTGATTTGTACTTTTCCATTGGTTCGTTTTTCAACTTCTTTTGCAAAATCAATCGCTGCTTTGGCTTGTGAATGTGAAGGGGGAAAGAAGATGCTAAAGGTGAGCTTGATAGTGGCGGCATTTGCCTTGGTCGCGCCCATAGTGAAAAAAGAGACGGCTACCAATCCAACGAGTAAGAACAAAAAGGCCTTTCTCATCATTCGAACATCCTCCTTGCTTTGAATGGTTCCTGAACCTCGCTTGCCTCGATTCCCTTTGAACTCCTGACCTTCCACCTCCTTTCCATGGTGTCCCTTTTATTGACAAAAAGGGGCATCACTGCCCATGGTTTAGCTATAATATGGCTACACTGAAAAATTACGAATGTCAAGCTGAAATTATGATACGGAAAGTTTCGGCCGAATGACGACCAGGATCATGCAAAACCGCAGCACATTTCTTGCCCTGGAAATCACCCTGCCGGCAGAAAGAGTACGATAATAAATCAATCAGACAAATTAGGACCACATGTGTTTACTATTATTATGGATCCGATAGTAGGAAAGTGCAACCGCCTTTCTCTTTCACCTGATTTTCGAGTTCTCGGTATTTTGTGTAGATAGTGTCCATCCATAAATGAGAAAATTTGTGCAAGGTCAAGGAAGGCGAAAATTTTAACCGCCCCGCTTGGGATACCAAGCGGGACAAGCCATACATTGAAGTATTTCGAGGATTAAACCCAAATTATGCGTGAACGCTTGCCCAAGGAAGGGGAAAGGGATTTTCCCTGAAGCGGCCTATTTTGGCTCTGGAGCAGCCTGCCTGCCGCAGGCAGGGAGAGCGGAGGAGCCAAAATCGGCAGTGAGCGGAGCCATGGACGGCGTAGCGCCTGCCCGCCGGCTGTTTGGCGGGAACGTAGCGGAGGGAACATCCCTTTCCCCTTCACCCATTAGATGCTGTCAGAATGCTTCAACATATTGCAATAAAAATCAATTTCATTGTTGGTGCATAATTTGGGTTAAAATCTGAGCCTGACGCAGAGATTGCGGAAATTGGCCATTTTATGGATGGACACTAGATAGGGCTGATCCCCCAGGGAAAGGGGGGCTAAGCCCTACCCTGTCTCCTGGGGCCCAGCAAAAGGGGGGATAAAAGTTAAGATCAAACCCAAAAAGTCGCTGAATACTGTGAAGATAGAAGATTGGCTATTGCGGGCTGAAGATATGTTTTTCTGAAACCGCCGGTCACTGCTTTATCGGGTATTGAGTCTCTTCAGGGTGGTCTGGGGCTTCCAGCAAATCGGAATCGGAATCACCTGTTTGGACGGGAAAATCGGTCTCCGTTATCCCCGTTTCCAAGGCTTCCCTTCCATCTGTATCCTTTCTGTCAAGGCCGATGATGCCCAGCAATTCATCCACCGTCCCTTTCATACCCTCCGCCTCATTATTCAACACGCGGCTTGCCGAGGCGCATTCTTCCGCACTGGCGGCGTTTTCCTGGGTCAACCGGTCCATTTCGAGGATGGCCTTATTTATCTGTTCGATCCCGCGGGCCTGCTCACTTGAGGCCGCGGCGATTTCCTGGACCAGATCTCCAACCTTCATGGAGCTCGCGGTCACCTCTTCGAATGCCTCATTGGTCTTGCCCACGATCTCCGCGCTGTTCTTGACTTTATTTACGGTGCCGTCAATGAGGACCGCCGTATTCTTGGCCGCCTCTCCTGCCCTCATAGCCAGATTGCGGACCTCATCGGCGACAACGGCAAAACCTGCGCCGGCCTCCCCGGCCCTTGCAGCCTCTACCGCGGCGTTCAACGCCAGGAGATTGGTCTGAAAAGCGATCTCATCTATCGCTTTCACGATTTTTTGAGTCTCCATGCTTGCACCGGATATGTCCTCAATAGCCGTGGTCAGTTCCTTCATCGATCCATTGGCCTTTTCCACAATCCGATTCACATCTTTCATCAAGCCGTTGGCCTGGCTCGCATGATCAGCGTTCTGCCTTGTCATGGAAGACATCTCCTCCAAAGCTGAAGAAGTTTCCTCCAAGGAAGAAGCCTGCTCACCGGTGCCTTCCGCCAGGGAATGGCTGGCTGAGAGGATCTGGTTCGAGGCCGATGCGACTCTCAGGGCCCCCTGGTCGATTTTCCTGGAAATCCCTCGGAAAATCCTGATTATTCCCCTGGTCATAAAGATGGCCGCCAGGATGCCGACGATAATTACAGCTATACCCATCATACTGATATACCGTTTGACCGTCTGGGCGGAGGCCAGCATGGCGTCATCCGTCATAGTGTGCTTCTTCACCTCGCCGCGCATAGCGGACAACAGGGACTGACTGGCGCGAAGGGCCGGCAGGGTCTCCTGAGCATAAATACGATCAGCTTCCCGCATTCCCTTGAGCATATCCTCGGCCTCCGCCCTCACCTTCCTGAGGGCCGCGACCGTGTCATGCAGGGCAGGCAGGGTTTTCGTCTTGAAGATCTTCCTGGCTTCATCGTTTCTCATCACCGACAGCATTTCATAGCTGATCGCCGCCGTGAAATGTTTTGACAACTCTTTCAGGTATGGAAGCATACGAGAAGTATATAGTTGTTCTGCTTTAACCTTGTCCCCTTCTTTCAATGCGGCGTCGATTTCAACCGCGGAATCGTAAAGATTCTGAAGCGGAATCTTGCATCGGGAAAGGGTCTTTTTCAACAGGGGGAAGTCCTTGGTATATTCGGCCGCTTCTTTGGAATCCATGAATTTCCAAATAGCGCTTGTCGAAGGATCGGTTTCCACCCCCAGGTTGTTCTTTCCCTGGAGGATGCTCTCAGACACCTTTATGGTCCACCCCCGAACATCCTCAAGGCAGTCTTTGAGAATGAGGAGAAGACCTGGATGAATCTTCTTGTAGGATTCCTTGATCTCCGCTGCACTCCGGTAAAGCTTTTCCTGGGAAGACTTGAGCTCTTTTATCAGGGCGGCCATTTTTTCATTTCCTTCAATCACTTTCCTGGCCCCCTCACCATAGATCCATTTCCCCAGGGGAGTGGACCGAGGATCGATTTCCACGGATAGCTCGGTCTTGTTCTTGATGAAAAATTCGTCAATTGAGAACACCCATTTAAAGAGATCCAGTTCCCCACCGGCCAGCAAGTCCGGAAGGCCCTCATCAACCTGCTTGAAGTGAGTGACTATGGCTCGGGCCGATTCGTGAAGTTTTTTATGGACCCCTTCGATCTTCTGGAGATAGGGTTTCAGGGTCGGAACCAGTCTTTCGGCTTCCTTCCTCCCTTCTCCGTAAAACCACTTTCCAAAAGAGCACTTGCGCTCATCTATCTCAACCGGAAGTCTGGTGGTTTCTTTGTCGGTCAGCAGGGTGTTGATGCCGTTGGCCCAGTTAAGCTGATCCACCATCATCTGGGAAATGAGTCCGTCAAGTCTGTTCCCGTCAATGGCTTGGCTGGCATTTCCTACGATCCCGTCGATGCCGGTAAAGCTCAAAACAACCATTCCCGCCAAAAGGATCAGGATGATACCGAACCCACACGCTATTTTTTTCCC
The DNA window shown above is from Deltaproteobacteria bacterium and carries:
- a CDS encoding ferredoxin family protein; translated protein: MPPAFDYEKCTGCGTCDALCPADAIYMKTDDEGETPYLKYPDECWHCGSCRQDCPAEAITILFPPDMLSI
- a CDS encoding TRAP transporter large permease, which encodes MSLTAIGIIGICILVVLLFSNMPVGFVMGAVGLAGFSYVVTVDAGLSLLARDVWDVFSSYGLTVIPLFVFMGQIAFHSGISRRLYDSAYVLVGHRKGGLAMATVAACAGFSAISGSTNATAATMATVTLPEMKRYGYDMSLATGTVAAAGSLGILIPPSVIFIVYGILTEQSIGKLFAAGILPGILLAGLFLLVIYLRVLKNPSLAPAGPRTSLGEKLRSFAGVLETLLIFALVMGGMFFGIFTPTEAAAAGAFLTLVIALLRKQLTWKGFVRSLADTTRISCMVMVIVTGATIFGHFMAITRIPFDLAGWVTTLPLSRHAIMVVIIVIYLFGGCFMDALAMIMLTIPIFFPVAQALGFDPIWFGVVIVLITEMGVITPPVGVNVYVVYGVAKDVPLEAIFRGVLPMLMALLLCNLIILFFPQVALFLPGLMR
- a CDS encoding TRAP transporter small permease, which gives rise to MEGFERFSDRFARVLYWIAGIAIILMMLLTCADVILRLFRRPIPGTYELVCFFGAVAVGFAMAHTSNERGHVSVSLIVRLLPNRLQAGIETLTNLLSLILFALISWRSVLYASSLRASGEVSLTLKLPFYPFVYGIGIAAGAVCLVLFVDLVKSSTRLFFK
- a CDS encoding TRAP transporter substrate-binding protein, producing the protein MRKAFLFLLVGLVAVSFFTMGATKANAATIKLTFSIFFPPSHSQAKAAIDFAKEVEKRTNGKVQITTFPGGTLTKAPQVYDGVVKGISDLGNSCFAYTRGRFPVMAAVDLPMGYPSGKVATRVANAFAKTVNPKELQDVKILYVHAHGPGILHTKKPVRKLEDLKGMKIRATGLSAKVVKALGGVPVAMPQGQTYEALQKGVVEGTFSPIEVLKGWKQGEVVKYTTMCYSVGYTTAMFVVMNLKKWNALPDDVKKVMDEVADEWVDVHGAAWDASDAAGLEFAKSLGNELIKLSDAESARWRQAVEPVINDYSANTPNGSKYVQTVRDLIKKYSK
- a CDS encoding CZB domain-containing protein produces the protein MRFQDLTLGKKIACGFGIILILLAGMVVLSFTGIDGIVGNASQAIDGNRLDGLISQMMVDQLNWANGINTLLTDKETTRLPVEIDERKCSFGKWFYGEGRKEAERLVPTLKPYLQKIEGVHKKLHESARAIVTHFKQVDEGLPDLLAGGELDLFKWVFSIDEFFIKNKTELSVEIDPRSTPLGKWIYGEGARKVIEGNEKMAALIKELKSSQEKLYRSAAEIKESYKKIHPGLLLILKDCLEDVRGWTIKVSESILQGKNNLGVETDPSTSAIWKFMDSKEAAEYTKDFPLLKKTLSRCKIPLQNLYDSAVEIDAALKEGDKVKAEQLYTSRMLPYLKELSKHFTAAISYEMLSVMRNDEARKIFKTKTLPALHDTVAALRKVRAEAEDMLKGMREADRIYAQETLPALRASQSLLSAMRGEVKKHTMTDDAMLASAQTVKRYISMMGIAVIIVGILAAIFMTRGIIRIFRGISRKIDQGALRVASASNQILSASHSLAEGTGEQASSLEETSSALEEMSSMTRQNADHASQANGLMKDVNRIVEKANGSMKELTTAIEDISGASMETQKIVKAIDEIAFQTNLLALNAAVEAARAGEAGAGFAVVADEVRNLAMRAGEAAKNTAVLIDGTVNKVKNSAEIVGKTNEAFEEVTASSMKVGDLVQEIAAASSEQARGIEQINKAILEMDRLTQENAASAEECASASRVLNNEAEGMKGTVDELLGIIGLDRKDTDGREALETGITETDFPVQTGDSDSDLLEAPDHPEETQYPIKQ